One Deinococcus grandis DNA window includes the following coding sequences:
- a CDS encoding alpha-ketoacid dehydrogenase subunit beta, which produces MTATQTRPEAAPMTTGRTINLIQAVTEAIAEEMERDQRVVLFGEDVGARGGVFMATAGLQERFGKHRVFDTPLSEASIVGAAVGMAVRGLRPIAEIQFADYMGPGFDQIISQAAKIRYRSAGQFTAPMVIRTPSGGGVKGGHHHSQSPESYYTHTPGLKVVMPSTPYDAKGLLKAALRGEDPVIYFEPKRLYRAAKGEVPDHDYVVKLGEAAVRREGSDLSLIGYGGVMPDLEKAADALAAEGVSVEVIDLRSLVPWDRDRVLTSVQKTGRAVLVSEAPRISNFMGEVAYVIQEQAFDYLTAPVGQVAGFDTPYPYVQDKVYLPGANRIVAACVQALNY; this is translated from the coding sequence ATGACCGCCACCCAGACCCGCCCGGAGGCTGCCCCCATGACGACCGGCCGCACCATCAACCTCATCCAGGCCGTCACCGAGGCCATCGCCGAGGAGATGGAACGCGACCAACGGGTCGTGCTGTTCGGCGAGGACGTCGGCGCGCGCGGCGGCGTGTTCATGGCCACCGCCGGCCTGCAGGAACGCTTCGGCAAGCACCGCGTCTTCGACACGCCGCTGAGCGAGGCCAGTATTGTCGGCGCCGCCGTCGGCATGGCCGTGCGCGGCCTGCGCCCCATCGCGGAAATCCAGTTCGCGGACTACATGGGCCCCGGCTTCGACCAGATCATCTCGCAGGCCGCCAAGATCCGCTACCGGTCGGCGGGGCAGTTCACGGCGCCCATGGTCATCCGCACGCCCTCGGGCGGCGGCGTGAAGGGCGGGCACCACCACAGCCAGAGCCCTGAGAGCTACTACACCCACACCCCGGGCCTGAAGGTCGTCATGCCCAGCACCCCCTACGACGCCAAGGGCCTGCTGAAGGCCGCGCTGCGCGGCGAGGACCCGGTCATCTACTTCGAACCCAAACGCCTCTACCGCGCCGCCAAGGGCGAGGTGCCCGACCACGACTATGTCGTGAAACTGGGCGAGGCCGCCGTGCGCCGCGAGGGCAGCGACCTGAGCCTCATCGGTTACGGCGGCGTGATGCCCGACCTGGAGAAGGCCGCCGACGCCCTGGCCGCCGAGGGCGTCAGCGTCGAGGTCATCGACCTGCGTTCCCTGGTGCCCTGGGACCGCGACCGCGTCCTGACCAGCGTCCAGAAGACCGGCCGGGCCGTCCTCGTCAGCGAGGCGCCGCGCATCAGCAACTTCATGGGCGAGGTCGCGTACGTCATCCAGGAGCAGGCCTTCGATTATCTGACCGCCCCCGTCGGTCAGGTGGCGGGCTTCGACACGCCGTACCCGTACGTGCAGGACAAGGTGTACCTGCCCGGCGCGAACCGCATCGTGGCCGCCTGCGTCCAGGCCCTCAACTACTGA
- a CDS encoding thiamine pyrophosphate-dependent dehydrogenase E1 component subunit alpha: MIQPFTPEPIRFVAEDGTPVQPLPERYTPEVLRDLHRLMLQAREFDRKLITLLRQGRTTFYAQSSGMEATQVGLARSIRVGHDWVWPYYRDHTLGLAMGVPMAELISQCLGTNSDSCRGRQMPHHFAAQRQNFVSISSSIASQVPPAAGNAMAQKYLGVDEITVCTFGDGATSEGDWHAGMNMAGAAQAPALFVCENNQWAISTSIREQTASETIHIKAKAYGMPGYYVDGNDIIAVMEVCSFAAEQVRSGQGPALVECLTYRVGSHSNADADAEKHYRTREEVDAWLARDPITRLENLLAHLGHPVTAEERAALIAQTHREVDEQVLAAEATGQPDWRIMFEDVYADLPDHLRQQEAFLRAEQTGGRA, translated from the coding sequence ATGATTCAACCCTTCACCCCCGAACCCATCCGCTTCGTCGCGGAAGACGGGACGCCGGTGCAGCCCCTCCCGGAGCGCTACACGCCCGAGGTGCTGCGCGACCTGCACCGCCTGATGCTCCAGGCGCGCGAATTCGACCGCAAGCTCATCACGCTGCTCCGGCAGGGCCGCACCACCTTCTACGCGCAGTCCAGCGGTATGGAGGCCACCCAGGTGGGCCTCGCCCGCTCGATCCGCGTCGGGCACGACTGGGTCTGGCCGTACTACCGCGACCACACCCTGGGCCTCGCGATGGGTGTGCCCATGGCGGAACTGATCAGCCAGTGCCTGGGCACGAACAGCGACTCCTGCCGGGGCCGCCAGATGCCGCACCACTTCGCCGCGCAGCGCCAGAACTTCGTGTCCATCAGTTCCTCCATCGCGTCGCAGGTGCCGCCCGCCGCCGGGAACGCCATGGCGCAGAAGTACCTCGGCGTGGACGAGATCACCGTCTGCACCTTCGGGGACGGCGCCACGAGTGAAGGCGACTGGCACGCCGGGATGAACATGGCGGGCGCCGCGCAGGCCCCCGCGCTATTCGTCTGCGAGAACAACCAGTGGGCAATCAGCACCAGCATCCGCGAGCAGACCGCCAGCGAGACCATCCACATCAAGGCGAAAGCGTACGGCATGCCCGGCTACTACGTGGACGGCAACGACATCATCGCCGTCATGGAAGTCTGCTCATTTGCCGCCGAGCAGGTCCGCAGCGGTCAGGGCCCCGCCCTGGTCGAGTGCCTCACCTACCGCGTGGGCTCGCACAGCAACGCGGACGCGGACGCCGAGAAGCACTACCGCACCCGCGAGGAAGTCGACGCGTGGCTGGCCCGTGACCCCATCACCCGCCTGGAGAACCTCCTGGCGCACCTGGGGCACCCCGTGACCGCCGAGGAACGCGCCGCGCTGATCGCGCAGACGCACCGCGAGGTGGACGAGCAGGTGCTCGCCGCCGAGGCGACCGGGCAGCCCGACTGGCGCATCATGTTCGAGGACGTGTACGCCGACCTGCCCGACCACCTGCGCCAGCAGGAAGCCTTCCTGCGCGCCGAGCAGACCGGAGGCCGCGCATGA
- a CDS encoding endonuclease III domain-containing protein, protein MRWRATARPASPEAVTDPTPLNVARPDDERAALLVWMHGTLRPEYGERPLTPRREPLHELISTILSQRTTHADEEAAYRELRTLGDWDAIIAAPVEAVAHAIRRSNYPESKAPRIQATLAALRDSPGGYDLDHLRDLPVKDALKFLTDLPGVGIKTASLVLLFNFARPVFPVDTHVHRVTTRVGAIPKMGEQAAHRALLKLLPPDPAFLYELHVNLLRHGQRVCSWYDPKCGACVLRFRCDAHAQYGDGVPAWKG, encoded by the coding sequence ATGAGGTGGAGAGCGACAGCACGCCCGGCCAGTCCTGAGGCTGTGACCGACCCGACCCCCCTGAACGTGGCCCGCCCGGATGACGAGCGGGCCGCGCTGCTCGTGTGGATGCACGGCACCCTGCGGCCCGAGTACGGCGAGCGCCCCCTGACACCCCGCCGGGAGCCGCTGCACGAGCTGATCAGCACGATCCTCTCGCAGCGCACCACGCACGCCGACGAGGAAGCCGCGTACCGTGAACTGCGGACGCTGGGCGACTGGGACGCCATCATCGCCGCGCCCGTGGAGGCCGTGGCGCACGCCATCCGGCGCAGCAACTACCCCGAGAGCAAGGCCCCACGCATCCAGGCGACCCTGGCCGCGCTGCGCGACTCGCCCGGCGGGTACGACCTCGACCACCTGCGCGACCTGCCGGTGAAGGACGCCCTGAAGTTCCTGACCGACCTGCCCGGCGTGGGCATCAAGACCGCCAGTCTGGTGCTGCTGTTCAATTTCGCCCGCCCGGTCTTCCCGGTGGACACACACGTGCACCGCGTCACGACCCGCGTGGGCGCCATCCCGAAGATGGGCGAACAGGCCGCGCACCGCGCCCTCCTGAAACTCCTGCCGCCCGACCCGGCGTTCCTGTACGAACTGCACGTGAACCTGCTGCGCCACGGGCAGCGGGTGTGCTCGTGGTACGACCCGAAGTGCGGCGCGTGCGTGCTGCGCTTCCGCTGCGACGCCCACGCCCAGTACGGGGATGGGGTGCCTGCCTGGAAGGGGTGA
- a CDS encoding dihydrolipoamide acetyltransferase family protein, with translation MKEVLLPELAESVVEGEILKWLVQEGDTIALEQPLCEVMTDKVTVELPSPVAGVLSKRLAGEGDVVAVHAAIALIDETGGAAAAPAPAATAPAPAAAPLSTQAQEEREQVGGSIVEAGHLQKGADDDSTSLFKAFSSDEKVQVQGLGARQPAAPAAPTQPTRADGRVLAVPAARQLARELNLDLTQVRGSGPNGRIRVSDVLAHQGINQGQAAPMHTAPAQTAAPAQAPAQAAQPAPAAKAPAAGGMPVAPVQYRTPKGYEHLEDRVPLRGMRRAISNQMQASHLYTVRTLTVDEVNLSKLVEFRARVKDDAAAAGVKLSYLPFIFKAVAAALRKFPSLNTSFDEATQEIVQKRYYNIGMAVATDAGLTVPVLKDVNHKSVFDLAREVSDLAARAQGGKLQADELAGSTFSVTNIGSIGALFSFPIINVPDAAILGIHSIQKRPIVDEYDNIVVAHMMYLSLSFDHRLVDGAEAARFCKEVIRLLENPDRLMLEAM, from the coding sequence ATGAAAGAAGTGCTGCTGCCCGAACTGGCCGAGAGTGTCGTCGAGGGCGAAATCCTGAAGTGGCTGGTGCAGGAGGGCGACACCATCGCCCTGGAACAACCCCTGTGCGAGGTCATGACCGACAAGGTCACCGTGGAACTCCCCAGCCCGGTCGCCGGGGTGCTCAGCAAGCGCCTCGCGGGCGAGGGGGACGTGGTGGCCGTGCACGCCGCCATCGCCCTGATCGACGAGACCGGCGGGGCCGCCGCTGCCCCCGCCCCTGCCGCCACTGCACCCGCCCCCGCTGCCGCGCCGCTGAGCACGCAGGCGCAGGAGGAACGCGAGCAGGTGGGCGGCAGCATCGTCGAGGCCGGACACCTCCAGAAGGGGGCGGACGACGATTCCACCAGCCTCTTCAAGGCGTTCTCCAGTGACGAGAAGGTGCAGGTGCAGGGCCTCGGCGCGCGCCAGCCCGCCGCGCCCGCCGCACCCACCCAGCCGACCCGCGCGGACGGCCGCGTGCTGGCCGTGCCCGCCGCGCGGCAGCTGGCGCGTGAACTGAACCTCGACCTGACCCAGGTGCGTGGCAGTGGCCCCAACGGCCGCATCCGCGTGAGCGACGTGCTGGCCCACCAGGGCATCAACCAGGGTCAGGCGGCCCCCATGCATACGGCCCCCGCCCAGACCGCCGCCCCGGCCCAGGCGCCCGCACAGGCGGCCCAGCCCGCCCCCGCCGCGAAGGCCCCCGCTGCGGGCGGGATGCCCGTCGCGCCCGTGCAGTACCGCACGCCCAAGGGCTACGAGCACCTCGAGGACCGCGTGCCGCTGCGGGGCATGCGCCGCGCCATCAGCAACCAGATGCAGGCCAGCCACCTGTACACGGTGCGCACCCTGACCGTGGACGAGGTGAACCTCAGCAAGCTCGTCGAGTTCCGCGCGCGCGTCAAGGACGACGCCGCTGCGGCGGGCGTGAAGCTGTCGTACCTGCCGTTCATCTTCAAGGCCGTCGCGGCAGCGCTGCGGAAGTTCCCCAGCCTGAACACTAGCTTCGACGAGGCCACCCAGGAGATCGTCCAGAAGCGCTATTACAACATCGGCATGGCCGTCGCCACCGACGCGGGCCTGACCGTGCCCGTCCTGAAGGACGTGAACCACAAGAGCGTCTTCGACCTCGCCCGGGAAGTCAGCGACCTCGCCGCGCGCGCCCAGGGCGGCAAACTCCAGGCGGACGAACTGGCGGGCAGCACCTTCAGCGTCACGAACATCGGCTCGATCGGCGCGCTGTTCTCCTTCCCGATCATCAACGTGCCCGACGCCGCCATCCTCGGCATCCACTCCATCCAGAAGCGGCCCATCGTGGACGAATACGACAACATCGTCGTGGCGCACATGATGTACCTCAGCCTGTCCTTCGACCACCGCCTCGTGGACGGCGCGGAAGCCGCGCGCTTCTGCAAGGAGGTCATCCGCCTGCTGGAAAACCCCGATCGGCTGATGCTCGAAGCCATGTAA